A window of the Xenopus laevis strain J_2021 chromosome 9_10L, Xenopus_laevis_v10.1, whole genome shotgun sequence genome harbors these coding sequences:
- the xirp2.L gene encoding xin actin-binding repeat-containing protein 2 isoform X1: MSESSQNGVTDDFTKRSQSEDTTWSGSELLDLQETLHLRDRMAMYQAAASSPVQTSAANVTEDSEACMVPGGLASMKKHFEKSEVASSQRAVTQYQYQQKSVQQTKKSKEVTFTSSSHAAEQRTQFTAANAEQVSVHQQQAQETSTASNYNQEADEVEIPKISTQVLKEQFEKSIKEKGAKTHLSTGSQANHSKIYNEHPEFEWPVVANIHSNSASIVQNTVTEETSMHTTSSDYLTSATFGSLEEFPPPPPPPDILETEELADFSQSPEPPSYAEQQTCAMSKELYSKQRNLYELKRLYKHIHPEVRKNLQKEFYNEVTDIVASKGEQSGVVKGDVKQVKYAFENPTGSPQKCLSPERENLEWDEILKGEVQSMRWVFENQPLDSIKDESPEPSHIKRIGEQEIIAGGDVKYATWMFETKPIDALGMDISSATENTEKVPDLARGDVRTATWLFETQPLDCMNKIYKEEDLSNTLQTTEDIKGGNVKLGKHLFETTFQSEISSVRLSSELEECKGDVKTSIKEFETEPKYVLKDSSGKMLEIKTIRREDVEKGDVKTARWMFETQPLDAINQDEVQVKVVRGISLEENLTGGVGKAKWLFETQALDTIKEVESSITEKEAIIGADVFQKCWIFETIPMDMLKDNANEKPMQGEEIIGGDVSNAKNLFETVPMDELKENAEVGKLKQVVTMDDEKGDVRHQRWVFETKPLGEIREDYKEHIRTIQLDEIHKGDVISCKNAFESGDLTKSELTYKIAVEDVDKGTVKLNRKLFETTPLYAIQDRFGHYHEIQTIRKEEVVRGDVRSCQWMFETIPIDKFRESLENYQIIKGISSEQIQSGDVKTGKWLFETQSLDSIKYFSNAEDDKIITENKTDIVKGDVKMCKWLFETQQMEDLYDKQDKMSANVDIQSGDVKTCTWLFETQPLDSIHDESEKAETIDQKNIQGRDVQRVCFLFETENLDNIQEESKRDFKSVVEIDIQSADVSSMKYIFENQPLDKICSNSDEVVQKIKTMKQEDLQNGNVLSCKWLFENNSIDEINADQVKNKSEFAVTDVQGGNVRKGCFIFETFSLDQIKDNNSEESFTRTIDEEEIIKGDVKNYTLMFETQPLYAIQDKEGCYHEVTTVKKEEVSHGNVLGTRWLFETKPLDSFQDSNKVYIIKSVTQEDIQKGDVNSVRYRFETQSLDTIAEDKNSTQTVFRTIEDVQGGDVKGNKERFEQEDDSSKYVRTVSIREIKQGNVKTSTWLFEKHSVDEIHGEDYQNIKTVRKEDIDTGDVKEAVWLFENHNLDSLKKDENVKEIERESIPHADVRTTTWLFETTPLYEFNEHTIEKQDIIGKNIQETLKELYSQKIVESHGIILEADEIGDIHMVKYQLKNQDSPKIQKEEMIRGDLQSIMMNLLSENSSTNRMIMLNDEEKGNVSLTKSQLFNRTQDIHEQREDIKGGDIQDTIKNLLNIQNSSKQGILIQESEKGDIKMTVYSLLNQSDKNTVQRDEVIGGDIKRTVSNLKSSGVSSENREKVQIEDSERGNVQFYTTCIESGALDYLRQLQKSTDESVEEKECEEIIGGDVEGTKLQLKRQHFQIEHTVDETDIIPGDVYNTVKVFMTEPEHKSFDVNKEEVVKGNLRETLNSLSQAINQTVIVQKEEIIKADLPAMLKSLNESQYQMRDIEKADVIPGNVQGTINSLEKAVNMKPEFVKKEVVHGNLEATIKSLQEAQNYVKQVEKENVISGNIDTTMKNFLDVQGDVKNSIKSFKPPSPNVQCQEAKVKNTKKSSQQSKEETLYKTETDASSGEYITAGRDDQLQSLVTDCKNQQSMNAVQKTKNETQKILVNNVNLECGGNKVLCQKVASKDSVCSATESKLKMKKTAWKQQNAISGTQSAELISGEKKCLLQGFSEGHKEKTPTDTINQSKVMQNEQMSSSINTSKSTASQQAINVINESRYQVADHAHRQVANQQTQITQYSVKNLAKNQVDIQQAEVLDSINNNIENTEKMKMPKEIKNIESNSLKNKSMEEVTTKRKFGSSKSDHHLQMKNNPHAANMRKSKENPEIYSPTPPPPPPPVTEPLAAQLPLPPPPPPLPLMRTNNESEHFPSPPPPVTDKLDNEIFPPVAPVTPPPLIDHKEIVNKKVNFQPNYEQKTQLFSNNYSIKQSGTKQKSVKNEQAIKYSEKQNVPPKSRLPVFQHKVEDMTVTNKNKSKQSTTSEYVQSFSATQVSEQQRRVYEQGIITQGASSPTKKVHMPQTISPILKPETGAVKSNVSDEKVSNTSLQDIDQLMCDQELEKIHNESFKTKETYLPPIISPGLKTESSPTKFNIQQGITSIINQQNISQAEVTVSHHVQNIQNSDINVHDFDQAICDREIERIHEETLKPKKKIFFPPKSSPFLQPETPPPKPKTYVRKYKTPLMIAEEKYRQQKEAEEMEKNKGKTLCQGIKAELTESHIVQATAESEVNISVKEDSQNVTETTTCNLHHTNDSVPPVHASESKTSFLESQNLSNQSKQKVIDLSSTNIKSDQEPSIAQSAQVKHDPSLQIQKKYKTTQHTSEQYVSNKFEGSDNVEQFKEPSFQNVVPSLQSMPLNKNVKNVIMPAKLIKDVTSAENKIQIDNKSHLTKQEWAKESHRVHFNETSSQKSVFQSTKQKEQDASLTASAQSDAKETKKVESKNKVISLTRSQERVQSPIIFKKLKVKKEQSNTDSSSTQIKKLETSEELSGHLQRQLKSPTQKGLVLESNMTTQNIVKDKQVHEREMAEKKKILQSAQESVSKKENSSIDVIECIRKCEELQEIIIKINAFESNTQTLNNDTFTTFLNIIPVWLISEETKKVLTEMTTSSNLDYIQEQLTHIKNKTVDMQSYFERNIHSAIKSSTTMKSRNEASTHSGITQKQISTVSKKVENSNNIVQEKSKRNNDVSRVLSDIRQTECRSCSPSLKTRSPSPTYITIESTARRTDSPHKERPQCASPLQKEAPPPPPRSVTPKMSTRSEQLAKLKDTTAKLSQGTQARAVTPIPVVIEKKCEIVHSPATLRRQLKIESHATETICTTPIPTNEDTVSTVGEKKKVYEESKKSEVQKCHSHQETQHIPEWLGQEMDTRSGDIPKSHVLSTREKTIYTKEKGNSSEKLKCQNKDESNKAEAANIHFKTDQGKFQSEQRKTVQHVKQKSQLEFEEIKSQDVVKGKSRNVPIKQIKDFKDNVSKQVFVNRKHRDDVFKPMVHSETISIAEHVSGVDTREIKTERSRIPPKLETIKQEFEFKHAPPTYEDVISGHMLDISATESPDEILKNFQKTWEESERVFKSLGYSVSDTSEMRSSYHQEEYITENASGQGHLHYLSKEGLSNGMPGSRQADLS; this comes from the exons GTTTCTGTGCATCAGCAACAGGCCCAGGAGACAAGCACAGCATCTAATTATAATCAAGAAGCTGATGAAGTAG AAATACCAAAGATTTCAACACAAGTTCTCAAAGAACAATTTGAAAAATCTATCAAGGAAAAAGGAGCTAAGACTCATTTAAGCACGGGTTCACAAGCAAATCATTCAAAG ATCTATAATGAGCATCCAGAATTTGAGTGGCCAGTGGTAGCTAACATCCATAGCAACTCAGCAAGTATAGTCCAAAATACAGTGACTGAAGAGACAAGCATGCATACTACATCCTCTGATTATCTCACTTCAGCTACATTTGGAAGTTTAGAAGAgtttcctcctcctccacctcctccagaTATTTTAGAGACGGAGGAATTGGCAGATTTTTCCCAGTCCCCAGAGCCCCCCAGCTATGCAGAACAGCAAACATGTGCCATGTCCAAAGAATTATATTCCAAGCAAAGGAATCTTTATGAGTTAAAACGTTTATACAAACATATTCATCCAGAAGTTAGAAAGAACTTACAAAAGGAATTTTACAATGAAGTTACTGATATTGTTGCCAGTAAGGGTGAACAAAGTGGTGTggttaaaggagatgtaaaacaAGTTAAGTATGCATTTGAAAATCCAACGGGTAGTCCTCAGAAGTGCCTTAGCCCAGAGAGAGAAAATCTAGAATGGGATGAAATTCTAAAAGGTGAAGTGCAATCAATGAGATGGGTCTTCGAAAACCAACCTTTAGATTCAATTAAAGATGAATCCCCAGAACCAAGCCATATCAAACGTATTGGAGAGCAAGAAATCATTGCAGGAGGTGATGTGAAATATGCAACATGGATGTTTGAGACAAAACCAATTGATGCTTTGGGTATGGATATTTCCAGTGcaacagaaaatacagaaaaagtcCCTGATCTTGCAAGGGGTGATGTCCGGACAGCAACCTGGTTGTTTGAAACTCAGCCACTAGATTGTATGAATAAAATTTATAAGGAGGAAGACTTATCTAATACATTGCAAACCACTGAAGACATTAAAGGAGGGAATGTAAAGTTAGGAAAGCATTTATTTGAAACTACTTTTCAAAGTGAAATCAGTTCAGTAAGACTAAGCTCAGAGCTTGAGGAGTGTAAAGGTGATGTTAAAACGTCAATAAAGGAATTTGAAACTGAACCGAAATATGTCTTAAAAGATAGTTCAGGAAAAATGCTAGAAATTAAGACTATTCGGAGAGAAGATGTAGAAAAAGGAGACGTGAAAACAGCAAGATGGATGTTTGAAACCCAGCCTTTGGATGCAATCAACCAGGATGAAGTGCAAGTTAAAGTTGTTCGGGGCATATCACTGGAAGAAAACCTCACAGGTGGTGTAGGAAAAGCTAAGTGGTTATTTGAAACTCAGGCTCTGGATACAATTAAAGAAGTAGAAAGCTCTATCACAGAAAAAGAAGCCATAATTGGTGCTGATGTGTTCCAAAAATGTTGGATCTTTGAAACTATTCCAATGGACATGCTGAAAGATAATGCAAATGAAAAGCCTATGCAAGGTGAAGAGATAATAGGAGGGGATGTTAGTAATGCTAAAAATTTGTTTGAAACAGTACCAATGGATGAACTTAAGGAAAATGCTGAAGTGGGCAAACTAAAACAAGTAGTAACCATGGATGATGAAAAAGGTGATGTGCGCCATCAAAGATGGGTCTTTGAGACAAAACCACTTGGAGAAATAAGAGAAGACTACAAAGAGCATATCCGAACTATTCAACTTGATGAAATCCATAAAGGAGATGTGATCAGCTGTAAGAATGCCTTTGAGAGTGGGGATTTAACAAAAAGCGAATTAACATATAAAATTGCAGTTGAAGATGTTGACAAGGGCACAGTAAAGCTTAACAGAAAACTTTTTGAAACAACTCCGCTCTATGCAATTCAGGATCGTTTTGGACATTATCATGAGATCCAAACTATCCGCAAGGAAGAAGTTGTAAGAGGTGATGTACGAAGCTGTCAGTGGATGTTTGAAACTATACCCATTGATAAATTTCGAGAAAGTCTTGAGAATTATCAGATTATCAAAGGTATATCTTCTGAGCAAATACAATCTGGCGATGTTAAAACAGGTAAATGGCTTTTTGAAACACAGTCTCTGGATTCTATTAAATATTTTAGCAATGCAGAGGATGACAAAATAATTACAGAAAACAAAACTGATATTGTTAAAGGAGATGTCAAGATGTGTAAATGGCTATTTGAAACTCAGCAAATGGAAGATCTTTATGACAAACAGGATAAAATGTCAGCCAATGTAGACATTCAAAGTGGGGATGTTAAAACTTGCACATGGTTGTTTGAAACACAGCCTCTAGACTCTATACATGATGAATCAGAAAAAGCAGAGACTATTGACCAAAAGAATATTCAAGGCAGAGATGTACAAAGAGTATGCTTTCTTTTTGAGACAGAAAATTTAGACAACATACAAGAAGAAAGCAAAAGGGACTTTAAAAGTGTTGTTGAAATTGACATACAGTCAGCTGATGTATCAtccatgaaatacatttttgaaaaccaACCTTTAGATAAAATTTGTTCAAATTCTGATGAAgtggtgcaaaaaataaaaacaatgaaacaagAGGATCTGCAGAATGGAAATGTTCTCAGTTGCAAGTGGCTGTTTGAGAATAATTCTATTGATGAAATTAATGCAGACCAAGtgaaaaacaaatcagaattTGCCGTTACTGATGTGCAAGGTGGCAATGTGAGAAAAGGATGTTTCATCTTTGAGACTTTTTCATTGGATCAGATTAAAGATAACAATTCTGAAGAGTCCTTTACAAGAACAATTGATGAAGAAGAGATAATAAAAGGAGATGTGAAAAATTATACTCTGATGTTTGAAACACAACCTTTATATGCTATTCAGGATAAGGAAGGATGTTATCATGAAGTGACTACTGTGAAGAAGGAGGAAGTATCTCATGGTAATGTTCTAGGAACAAGGTGGTTGTTTGAGACTAAGCCCTTGGACTCTTTTCAGGATTCAAATAAAGTTTATATCATAAAATCTGTTACACAAGAAGATATTCAGAAAGGAGATGTCAACTCTGTTCGATATCGTTTTGAAACCCAGTCACTAGACACAATAGCTGAAGACAAAAACAGTACACAAACAGTATTCCGTACAATCGAAGATGTTCAAGGTGGTGATGTTAAGGGCAATAAAGAACGGTTTGAACAGGAAGATGATTCTAGCAAGTATGTTAGAACAGTTAGCATAAGAGAAATTAAGCAGGGCAATGTTAAAACATCTACATGGTTATTTGAAAAACACTCTGTTGATGAGATTCATGGAGAGGATTATCAAAATATAAAGACTGTGAGAAAAGAGGACATTGATACAGGGGATGTGAAAGAAGCGGTTTGGCTTTTTGAAAATCACAATTTAGATTCActgaaaaaagatgaaaatgttAAAGAAATAGAAAGGGAATCAATCCCACATGCTGATGTTCGAACTACAACATGGCTGTTTGAAACCACACCTTTATATGAATTTAATGAACACACAATAGAAAAACAAGATATTATTGGAAAAAACATCCAGGAGACCTTAAAAGAACTTTATAGCCAGAAAATTGTAGAGTCTCATGGCATTATTTTGGAGGCAGATGAGATTGGTGATATCCATATGGTCAAGTACCAGCTAAAGAATCAGGACTCTCCAAAAATACAAAAGGAAGAAATGATAAGGGGTGACCTTCAAAGTATTATGATGAATTTATTATCTGAAAACTCCTCCACAAACAGAATGATTATGTTAAATGATGAGGAAAAAGGCAATGTTAGCTTAACAAAATCCCAGTTGTTTAACAGAACTCAGGATATTCATGAACAGAGAGAAGATATTAAAGGAGGTGACATACAAGATACAATTAAGAACCTTCTTAATATTCAGAATTCTTCAAAACAAGGAATACTTATACAAGAAAGTGAAAAGGGAGATATTAAAATGACCGTTTATTCTCTTCTTAATCAAAGTGACAAGAACACAGTGCAACGCGATGAAGTAATAGGAGGTGACATAAAGCGCACAGTATCTAACTTAAAATCCTCTGGAGTGTCCAGTGAAAACAGAGAGAAAGTTCAAATTGAAGACTCAGAGAGAGGTAATGTGCAGTTTTACACTACGTGCATTGAGTCAGGAGCATTAGATTATCTAAGACAACTTCAGAAATCAACAGATGAATCTGTTGAGGAAAAAGAATGTGAAGAAATAATTGGAGGTGATGTTGAAGGTACCAAACTGCAGCTTAAAAGGCAGCATTTTCAAATTGAACACACTGTTGATGAAACTGATATCATCCCAGGAGATGTATATAATACAGTTAAGGTTTTCATGACTGAGCCAGAGCATAAATCTTTTGATGTAAATAAAGAGGAAGTTGTAAAAGGCAATTTAAGAGAAACTCTAAATTCACTTAGCCAAGCTATAAATCAGACAGTGATTGTACAGAAAGAGGAGATTATTAAAGCTGATCTCCCTGCAATGCTTAAATCTCTCAATGAATCACAGTATCAAATGAGAGATATAGAAAAGGCTGATGTCATCCCTGGCAACGTTCAAGGAACAATCAATTCTCTGGAAAAAGCAGTAAACATGAAGCCAGAGTTTGTTAAGAAGGAAGTTGTTCATGGAAACCTTGAAGCTACTATAAAGTCTTTACAAGAAGCTCAAAATTATGTTAAGCAAGTAgagaaggaaaatgtaatatcaggCAACATAGATACAACAATGAAAAACTTTCTAGATGTGCAGGGAGATGTCAAAAACAGCATAAAGAGTTTCAAGCCGCCATCTCCAAATGTCCAATGCCAAGAAGCTAAAgtgaaaaacacaaagaaaagcaGTCAGCAATCAAAAGAAGAAACACTCTATAAAACAGAAACAGATGCGTCAAGTGGGGAATATATCACTGCAGGTCGTGATGACCAACTCCAGAGTTTGGTAACTGACTGTAAGAACCAACAAAGCATGAATGCAgtgcaaaaaactaaaaatgagacACAGAAAATCCTTGTTAATAATGTCAACTTGGAATGTGGTGGAAACAaagttttgtgtcaaaaagtggCTAGCAAAGATTCAGTCTGCAGTGCAACTGAAAGcaagttaaaaatgaaaaaaacagccTGGAAACAGCAAAACGCCATATCTGGCACTCAGTCTGCAGAACTAATTTCTGGagagaaaaaatgtttacttcaagGATTTAGTGAGGGTcataaagaaaaaacacctacAGACACAATTAATCAAAGCAAGGTGATGCAAAACGAACAAATGTCCTCAAGTATTAATACTTCCAAATCCACTGCATCACAACAAGCTATCAATGTGATTAATGAAAGCAGATATCAAGTAGCTGATCATGCTCACAGACAAGTGGCAAACCAACAGACACAAATTACGCAATATTCTGTGAAGAATCTTGCAAAGAATCAGGTGGACATTCAACAAGCAGAAGTTTTAGATTCTATCAATAATAATATTGAAaacacagagaaaatgaaaatgccaaaagaaattaaaaacattgaGAGCAacagtctaaaaaataaatctatgGAAGAGGTCACaacaaaaaggaaatttggatcaTCCAAATCAGATCATcatttgcaaatgaaaaataatCCACATGCTGCAAATATGAGAAAATCAAAAGAGAATCCTGAAATATATTCTccaactcctcctcctcctccaccaccagTAACAGAACCATTAGCAGCTCAGCTTCCTTTACCCCCACCTCCACCACCTTTACCTTTAATGAGGACAAACAACGAGTCTGAGCATTTTCCTTCACCTCCTCCACCAGTAACTGATAAACTGGATAATGAGATTTTTCCACCAGTTGCACCAGTTACTCCACCACCACTCATAGACCACAAAGAAATTGTCAACAAAAAAGTAAACTTTCAGCCAAATTATGAGCAGAAAACTCAGCTTTTTTCTAATAACTATTCCATAAAGCAGTCGGGAACAAAGCAAAAAAGTGTGAAGAATGAACAAGCTATAAAATATTCTGAGAAACAGAATGTACCTCCAAAGTCTAGATTACCTGTCTTTCAGCATAAAGTAGAAGATATGACAGTCACTAATAAAAATAAGAGTAAGCAATCAACAACCTCAGAATACGTCCAAAGTTTTTCCGCAACTCAAGTTTCTGAACAACAAAGAAGGGTCTATGAACAAGGAATAATTACTCAAGGAGCATCATCACCCACGAAAAAAGTACATATGCCACAGACAATATCTCCAATATTAAAACCTGAAACTGGAGCAGTGAAATCAAATGTGTCAGATGAAAAAGTTTCTAACACCAGTCTGCAAGACATTGATCAACTAATGTGTGATCAAGAACTAGAGAAAATTCATAATGAATCCTTTAAAACAAAGGAAACATATTTGCCACCAATAATATCCCCAGGATTAAAAACAGAGAGTTCTCCGACAAAATTCAACATACAACAAGGAATTACTTCAATAATTAATCAACAAAATATTTCTCAAGCAGAGGTCACAGTTTCCCACCATGTTCAAAATATTCAAAACAGTGACATAAATGTACATGATTTTGATCAAGCCATATGTGACCGTGAAATAGAAAGAATTCATGAAGAAACTTTAAAacccaagaaaaaaatattttttccaccaaaatCATCCCCATTTTTGCAACCTGAAACACCACCACCAAAACCTAAAACCTATGTAAGAAAATATAAAACTCCTTTAATGATCGCAGAAGAGAAATACCGTCagcagaaagaagcagaagaaatggaaaaaaataaagggaagaCATTGTGCCAGGGCATTAAGGCAGAATTGACTGAATCTCACATTGTACAAGCTACGGCAGAGTCAGAAGTAAACATTTCTGTTAAGGAAGATTCACAAAATGTAACAGAGACAACCACATGTAATTTACATCACACCAATGATTCAGTACCTCCTGTGCATGCTAGTGAATCGAAAACATCTTTTTTGGAAAGCCAAAATCTATCAAACCAAAGCAAACAGAAAGTGATTGACTTATCAAGTACAAATATTAAATCAGATCAGGAACCTTCTATAGCCCAAAGCGCACAAGTTAAACATGACCCAAGtttacagatacagaaaaaatataaaacaactcAACATACTAGTGAACAATATGTTTCCAACAAATTTGAAGGTTCAGACAATGTAGAGCAGTTCAAAGAACCCAGTTTTCAAAACGTTGTTCCTAGTCTTCAGAGCATGCCCCtcaacaaaaatgtaaagaatgtGATAATGCCTGCAAAGCTAATAAAGGATGTAACCAGTGCTGAAAATAAGATACAAATTGACAACAAATCCCATCTTACCAAGCAAGAATGGGCTAAAGAGAGCCATAGGGTACATTTCAATGAAACTAGCTCACAAAAGTCAGTTTTccaaagcacaaaacaaaaagaacaagATGCATCACTGACAGCCAGTGCTCAGTCTGATGCGAAGGAGACAAAAAAAGTAGAAAGCAAGAATAAAGTAATTTCCTTAACTAGAAGCCAGGAGCGTGTCCAAAGtccaataatatttaaaaaactcaaagtGAAAAAGGAGCAGAGTAACACAGATAGTAGttcaactcaaattaaaaaacttgaaacatCAGAAGAACTTTCTGGTCACCTGCAGAGACAGTTAAAATCTCCAACTCAGAAAGGCCTGGTTCTGGAAAGCAACATGACAACTCAAAATATTGTTAAAGATAAGCAAGTACATGAAAGAGAAatggcagaaaagaaaaaaatcttgcaATCAGCTCAGGAATCTGTAAGCAAAAAGGAAAACAGTTCAATTGATGTAATTGAGTGCATACGAAAGTGTGAGGAACTTcaagaaattataataaaaataaatgcatttgaatCAAACACACAAACCTTAAACAATGACACATTTACCACTTTCCTTAATATTATCCCTGTGTGGTTAATAAGTGAAGAAACAAAGAAAGTCCTAACTGAAATGACAACATCCAGCAACCTAGATTATATTCAAGAACAATTAACTCACATTAAGAACAAAACAGTGGATATGCAGTCGTACTTTGAAAGAAACATACATTCAGCTATAAAATCATCTACAACTATGAAAAGCAGAAATGAGGCCAGCACTCACAGTGGAATAACCCAAAAACAAATCAGTACTGTCTCCAAAAAAGTAGAGAATTCCAACAATATAGTTCAAGAGAAATCTAAACGTAATAATGACGTTAGCAGAGTATTAAGTGATATCAGACAAACAGAGTGCAGATCTTGTTCTCCATCTTTAAAAACAAGGTCTCCATCACCAACATACATCACAATTGAATCCACAGCGAGACGCACAGACTCACCTCACAAAGAAAGGCCACAATGTGCATCTCCtcttcaaaaagaagcacctccACCCCCACCAAGATCAGTAACACCCAAAATGTCAACTCGTTCAGAGCAGCTTGCTAAACTAAAAGACACAACTGCAAAGTTATCTCAAGGAACACAGGCTCGGGCTGTCACACCAATTCCtgtagtaattgaaaaaaagtgtgaaattgTACATTCACCTGCTACACTAAGAAGGCAACTCAAAATTGAAAGCCATGCCACAGAGACAATATGTACAACACCAATTCCTACAAATGAGGATACTGTCAGCACagtaggagagaaaaaaaaagtatacgaagaatccaaaaaatcagAAGTACAAAAATGTCATTCTCACCAGGAAACCCAACACATTCCAGAATGGCTAGGGCAAGAAATGGATACACGCAGTGGTGACATCCCCAAAAGTCATGTATTATCCACAAGAGAAAAAACTATTtacacaaaagaaaaaggaaattcttctgaaaaattaaaatgtcaaaacAAAGATGAATCAAACAAGGCTGAAGCtgcaaatattcattttaaaacagACCAAGGTAAGTTCCAAAGTGAACAAAGAAAAACAGTGCAACATGTTAAACAGAAATCTCAGTTAGAGTTCGAAGAGATTAAATCACAAGACGTTGTTAAAGGGAAATCTAGAAATGTTCccataaagcaaataaaagatTTCAAGGATAATGTATCAAAGCAAGTGTTTGTTAACAGGAAACATAGAGACGACGTGTTCAAACCAATGGTACATTCTGAAACAATATCTATTGCTGAACATGTTTCTGGTGTAGATACAAGGGAAATCAAAACAGAAAGGTCAAGAATACCACCAAAGTTAGAAACCATAAAGCAAGAATTTGAGTTCAAGCATGCACCTCCAACCTATGAAGATGTCATATCTGGTCACATGTTGGACATTTCTGCTACTGAGTCACCAGATGAAATACTGAAGAATTTTCAGAAGACATGGGAAGAAAGTGAAAGAGTGTTCAAAAGTCTTGGCTACTCTGTTTCGGACACTTCTGAGATGAGAAGTAGTTACCATCAAGAAGAGTATATCACTG AAAACGCATCTGGACAAggacatttgcattatttgtcaAAAGAAGGTTTATCCAATGGAATGCCTGGTAGcagacaagcagatctttcaTAA